The Bacteroides fragilis NCTC 9343 genome includes the window GATGTGGTGAAGATTCCCGAGCCCCGTTTTACTCCGACCAACCTGAATGACCTTGCATTTACCTGCAAGCGCTTTATGGAAGGGATGTGCAATGACCGGAACATCCGGTTGCAACTGATATGTGACGAATCTCTGGACGATGTGAAGCTGGATGCGTCTCTGTTTGAACAAGTATTGGTAAATATTATTAAGAATGCAGCCGAGAGTATCGGACAGGACGGGCAGATCATCATTCGTACTTCATTGCCTACAGCTATCGAAGTGGTGGATAACGGACCCGGTATATCAAAAGAGACTGAAGCAAAACTCTTCAGTCCCTTCTTTTCTACCAAACCCAACGGACAAGGTATCGGCTTGATTTTTATTCGCGAAGTTCTGAGCCGTCATGGCTGCACGTTTTCATTGCGTACATACGCCGACGGACTGACAAGATTCAGGATTCTATTTCCGTGATTCCTGCCATTTCACGGCATATTCATCCAGTATCCGTTTGATTCCCTGACCTATTTTCACATAATCCTTTTCATTCAGGTTAGCCAGTGATACACGTACGCTCCATTCCGGTCCGGCAAAACCTCCTCCGTTAAGCAATACCAGTGAGGTTTCGTTGGCCAGGCGGAAAACAACATCCAGCGGGCTGTAAGTTTTCTTCAGATAACTGACAAATTCTTCTCCATAGAATATCTTGGCCCATACCAGCATATCTATTTCGCTGTAGTAACCTACACGCAGCGGATCGTCTACGAGTGAGAATCCGGTGTTATCCCACAGGGCTTTCAAGCGACGCCGGATAATCTCCTGCATTTTGTTTTTATACCGGTTTTCCTTATCCAGAATGGCGAAAGAAGCAAACAGGCTCATTTGCGTCTGTTGTGGCAGCGATAATCCGGCGGTGTGGTTCAGAGCTACCTGGCGGCTGTCAGCCACCATGCGGTCGATGAATTTCAGTTTCTCGGGTGTAAGAGTCAGACTGGAGTAACGCTTATTGAGAATTGTCTTCTGCTCTTCCGGCAGGTGGGCTATCATCCGGTCGAAGATATTCTCTTCGTGCAGAGCGATCACGGCATCCCTCCATCCCGTGGCTCCGAAATATTTGGAGAAAGAGTAGACACACAAAGTGTTTTGTGGTAATTCGGCCATCAGTGAGCGGAAATGCGGACTGAATGTTCCGTATACGTCATCTGTAATAATCATCAGGTTCGGATTGTCTTTTTTCACGATATCTACAATCCGTGCGGCAGTCTCGGGACTCAGTGTATAACTGGGCGGGTTACTGGGATTGGTAATGAAGAGTGCCTTGATCTGCGGGTTCCTCAGGCGGTCTATATCTTCGTCTTTGTATTGCCAGGTGTGCAATCCGTCTGTCGTCATCTGATCCGCAGATATTTCCGTAACGTTAAATTCATAGCGTCTCAATTGAGGAATTTCAATATAAGGAGTGAAGACAGGTACCATCAAGGCGATTCCATCCCCTTTATTGAGCAGGAAGTTTTCTTGCAGAGAGTCGAAAACGTAGCACATGGCTGCTGTTCCGCCTTCGGTGGCAAACAAATCGTATTTGCCTTTCGGCGGACGACGGTCGCACATCTCCTGTGCCAGATAGTCTTGCACAATCATTTCGGTAAATTGCAGAATGCGGTCCGGCACCGGATACTGATCGCCTACCACTCCTTCCGCCCATTCGTGGACAAGGGTATCCGGGTCGGCGGCATGTTCCAGCAACATGTATTGATACGTCCCTTTCAACAGCTCTGCCCCCGGCTGGCTGTGGTTGGTCTTGAGGAAAGTCTCAAAGCGGGCGGCAATTCCGTCTTTTTGCGGAATACCGGCTATTCCTTCCGGCAGGTACATCACACGCCTACACTCTTCCAGTCCGAATTTACCTAAAAGGAAGAACGCTTCGCGCGGAGTGGTAGCAATCCAGTTCGGATTTCCACGTCCGGCATTCAGCATGGTGTGGGCTATCTTCTTGATGCTCTCGTCAGCCATTTCAATCAGTTTGTTCTTCAATTCGAAAGGACTGATGCTCTCCATCTTTTTAGCAAAACTTTTAGTTACTGCTCCGTTGTTTTCATTACTTTTCATCATTATATCAAGAGTTATGTTTAGTTAATATTAAAAATCTGTTTCTACATAAGTAATACGATCACTACTCCCCAGATAATCAGAAGAGTATTCCCGACAGCATACGTCACAGTATATCCCAAAGCAGGAGTTTCGCTTTCAACGGCTTCCTGGATGGCTCCTAATGCAGCCGTAGTGGTACGTGCGCCGGCTGTGCATCCCAATACCAGTGCCGGATGGAATTTAAAGATATATTTTGCCATCAGTATGCCTGCTATCAGAG containing:
- the aspD gene encoding aspartate 4-decarboxylase, producing the protein MMKSNENNGAVTKSFAKKMESISPFELKNKLIEMADESIKKIAHTMLNAGRGNPNWIATTPREAFFLLGKFGLEECRRVMYLPEGIAGIPQKDGIAARFETFLKTNHSQPGAELLKGTYQYMLLEHAADPDTLVHEWAEGVVGDQYPVPDRILQFTEMIVQDYLAQEMCDRRPPKGKYDLFATEGGTAAMCYVFDSLQENFLLNKGDGIALMVPVFTPYIEIPQLRRYEFNVTEISADQMTTDGLHTWQYKDEDIDRLRNPQIKALFITNPSNPPSYTLSPETAARIVDIVKKDNPNLMIITDDVYGTFSPHFRSLMAELPQNTLCVYSFSKYFGATGWRDAVIALHEENIFDRMIAHLPEEQKTILNKRYSSLTLTPEKLKFIDRMVADSRQVALNHTAGLSLPQQTQMSLFASFAILDKENRYKNKMQEIIRRRLKALWDNTGFSLVDDPLRVGYYSEIDMLVWAKIFYGEEFVSYLKKTYSPLDVVFRLANETSLVLLNGGGFAGPEWSVRVSLANLNEKDYVKIGQGIKRILDEYAVKWQESRK